The proteins below are encoded in one region of Metallibacterium scheffleri:
- a CDS encoding S10 family peptidase, whose amino-acid sequence MKLQRKILPMLLAAALLPMGAYAADAAHAEPAKTAAAATLPQQREVVTHGSVRIGNEDVRYTATAGTIILRDDKNEPVATMFYVAYTKDGVRNEARRPITFLYNGGPGSSSIWLHMGGLGPMKVALNNAGATPPAPYAIVPNHDSLLNDSDLVFIDAIGTGYSHVVGKGTDKMFWGVDQDVKSFSQFIQRYLTQFNRWNSPKFLLGESYGTTRSAALVEYLQDQGISMNGVVLQSSILNYGLLMPGSDTKYELYLPTYTALAWYHHKLPGNPGTDLPALLAKVQQFALGEYAHALAQGENLPVAERDAVAVKLHEYTGLPLEYIKRANLRIEASNFRKELMLPERESIGRYDGRYAGLDINAIGSTPDFDPSDQFVSPGFTTAFNWYLGNVLKYHSERPYKVMNDKVIGEWDWHHAVPGSGWKLPLPYVAGDLGAALRKNPYLRVMSANGYFDLATPFFATEYDLDHMMLEPQLRSHVEFTFYDSGHMIYLNPQALAAYHADLNRFYSSTLAVDAAGDKQ is encoded by the coding sequence TTGAAACTGCAACGCAAGATACTGCCCATGCTGCTGGCCGCAGCTCTGTTGCCCATGGGCGCGTATGCCGCCGACGCCGCCCATGCCGAGCCCGCCAAGACCGCAGCTGCCGCAACGCTGCCGCAGCAGCGCGAGGTCGTGACCCACGGCAGCGTGCGCATCGGCAATGAGGACGTGCGCTACACCGCCACCGCAGGAACCATCATCCTGCGCGATGACAAGAATGAACCGGTGGCGACCATGTTCTACGTGGCCTACACCAAGGACGGCGTACGCAATGAGGCCAGGCGCCCGATCACGTTTCTGTACAACGGCGGACCCGGATCTTCTTCGATCTGGCTGCACATGGGCGGTCTGGGTCCGATGAAAGTCGCGCTCAACAATGCAGGTGCCACGCCGCCCGCACCGTATGCCATCGTGCCCAACCACGACAGCCTGCTCAATGACAGCGATCTGGTGTTCATCGACGCGATCGGCACCGGTTACAGCCATGTGGTCGGCAAGGGCACCGACAAGATGTTCTGGGGCGTGGATCAGGATGTGAAATCCTTCAGCCAGTTCATCCAGCGCTATCTGACCCAGTTCAATCGCTGGAATTCGCCCAAGTTCCTGCTTGGCGAAAGCTACGGCACCACGCGCTCGGCAGCGCTGGTGGAGTATCTGCAGGATCAGGGCATCAGCATGAACGGCGTGGTGCTGCAGTCGTCCATCCTCAACTACGGCTTGCTGATGCCGGGGTCGGACACGAAATACGAGTTGTACCTGCCAACCTACACCGCGCTGGCTTGGTACCACCACAAGCTGCCGGGCAATCCGGGCACCGATTTGCCGGCGCTGCTGGCCAAGGTGCAGCAGTTCGCGCTGGGCGAGTATGCGCACGCGCTGGCGCAGGGTGAAAACCTTCCTGTCGCCGAGCGCGACGCGGTGGCTGTCAAGCTGCACGAGTACACCGGGTTGCCGCTGGAGTACATCAAGCGCGCCAACCTGCGCATCGAGGCCAGCAATTTCCGCAAGGAGCTGATGCTGCCCGAGCGCGAGAGCATCGGCCGCTACGACGGACGCTACGCCGGACTGGATATCAACGCGATCGGCTCCACGCCGGATTTCGACCCGTCCGACCAGTTCGTCTCGCCGGGCTTCACCACGGCCTTCAACTGGTATTTGGGCAACGTGCTGAAGTACCACTCCGAACGCCCGTACAAGGTGATGAACGACAAGGTCATCGGCGAATGGGACTGGCACCATGCCGTGCCGGGCTCGGGCTGGAAACTGCCGCTGCCCTATGTGGCGGGTGATCTCGGCGCGGCGCTGCGCAAGAACCCGTACCTGCGCGTGATGTCGGCTAATGGCTATTTCGACCTGGCCACGCCATTCTTCGCCACCGAGTATGACCTCGACCACATGATGCTCGAGCCGCAGTTGCGCAGCCATGTCGAGTTCACCTTTTACGACTCGGGTCACATGATTTACCTCAATCCGCAGGCACTGGCCGCCTATCACGCGGACCTCAATCGGTTCTACAGCAGCACGCTCGCGGTTGACGCTGCCGGCG
- a CDS encoding AMP-binding protein, whose translation MGVERPWLAHYPKNVPAEIDLNRYASVVSVIDEACLRFAQRPAYGNYGHVLSYAEIDRLSAQFAAYLGGTLGLAKGDRIAIMLPNILQYPIVLFGALRAGLVVVNTNPLYTARELEHQLKDSGAKAIVVLENFAGVLQGVITHTDVRHVVVTSLGEMLGTLKGALINFAVRHVRKMVPPWQLPGAVSLHQALVLGAGQARPQVALGHDDLAFLQYTGGTTGVAKGAMLSHGNMVANMLQASTWIQSVLHEGEEVIVTALPLYHIFSLTANCFTFLKTGGYAYLITNPRDMPGFVKELRQLRFTAITGVNTLFNGLLNTPGFNDLDFSHLRMTLGGGMAVQRAVAERWKQVTGCTLVEAYGLTETSPAVCINPLDLAAYNGSIGLPVPSTEVCVQDDSGTLLATGEIGELCVKGPQVMQGYWNRADETAKVMDSGGWLHTGDIARMDSNGFFYIVDRKKDMILVSGFNVYPNEVEDVMAACPGVLEVAAIGVPDDKSGEAVKLFVVRKNPALTEAEVRDYAKANLTGYKRPHIVEFRDSLPKTNVGKILRRELRASPGS comes from the coding sequence ATGGGCGTTGAGCGTCCCTGGCTTGCGCACTACCCGAAAAATGTCCCTGCCGAAATCGACCTGAACCGTTACGCCTCGGTCGTTTCAGTCATTGACGAGGCCTGCCTGCGCTTCGCCCAGCGCCCGGCCTATGGCAATTACGGTCATGTCCTGAGCTATGCGGAGATCGATCGCCTCAGTGCGCAGTTCGCAGCGTATCTGGGCGGCACCTTGGGTCTGGCCAAGGGCGATCGCATCGCGATCATGCTGCCCAACATCCTGCAGTACCCGATCGTCCTGTTCGGTGCACTGCGCGCCGGACTGGTCGTGGTCAACACCAATCCGCTATACACCGCGCGCGAACTGGAGCACCAGCTCAAGGATTCCGGCGCCAAGGCCATCGTGGTGCTGGAGAACTTCGCCGGCGTGCTGCAGGGCGTGATCACGCATACCGACGTACGTCACGTGGTGGTGACCAGCCTGGGCGAGATGCTGGGCACACTCAAGGGCGCGCTGATCAACTTCGCAGTGCGTCATGTCAGGAAAATGGTGCCGCCCTGGCAATTGCCCGGAGCCGTCAGCCTGCATCAGGCGCTGGTGCTGGGCGCGGGTCAGGCACGCCCGCAGGTGGCGCTGGGCCACGACGATCTGGCGTTCCTGCAATACACCGGCGGGACTACCGGCGTGGCCAAGGGCGCGATGCTCAGCCACGGCAACATGGTCGCCAACATGTTGCAGGCCTCGACCTGGATCCAGTCGGTGCTGCACGAGGGCGAGGAAGTCATCGTCACCGCGCTGCCGCTGTATCACATCTTTTCGCTCACGGCCAATTGCTTCACTTTCCTGAAAACCGGCGGTTATGCCTATCTGATCACCAATCCGCGCGACATGCCGGGCTTCGTCAAGGAACTGCGCCAATTGCGCTTCACCGCGATAACCGGCGTCAATACCTTGTTCAATGGCCTGCTCAACACGCCCGGCTTCAACGATCTGGATTTTTCGCACCTGCGCATGACCCTCGGTGGCGGCATGGCGGTGCAGCGTGCCGTGGCCGAACGCTGGAAGCAGGTGACCGGCTGCACGCTGGTGGAAGCTTACGGCCTCACCGAGACCAGCCCAGCGGTGTGCATCAACCCGCTGGACCTGGCCGCCTACAACGGCTCGATCGGCCTGCCGGTGCCTTCCACCGAGGTCTGCGTGCAGGACGACAGCGGCACGTTGCTGGCCACCGGTGAGATCGGTGAATTGTGCGTCAAGGGTCCGCAGGTGATGCAGGGCTACTGGAACCGTGCCGACGAAACCGCCAAGGTCATGGACAGCGGCGGCTGGCTGCACACCGGCGACATCGCGCGCATGGACAGCAACGGGTTTTTCTACATCGTCGATCGCAAGAAAGACATGATTCTCGTATCCGGCTTCAATGTGTACCCCAATGAAGTCGAAGACGTCATGGCCGCCTGCCCCGGCGTGCTCGAAGTGGCCGCCATCGGCGTACCCGACGATAAATCCGGTGAAGCGGTAAAGCTGTTCGTGGTGCGCAAGAACCCCGCGCTGACCGAGGCCGAGGTACGCGATTATGCGAAAGCCAACCTCACCGGTTACAAGCGCCCGCACATCGTCGAGTTCCGCGACAGCCTGCCCAAGACCAACGTCGGCAAGATCCTGCGTCGCGAACTGCGCGCCAGTCCCGGGAGTTGA
- a CDS encoding PilZ domain-containing protein, whose amino-acid sequence MSAQNLYRHARLHVVSAVLLSRGAESAQSEMVDISATGLCVQRPQQWQGGRGQLWTLDLLLEGDAHINLEATCVRETEHKLCFEFTRIPEDRQIPLWDLLGGYADRVEAFNT is encoded by the coding sequence ATGAGTGCACAGAACCTTTATCGTCACGCCCGCCTGCATGTGGTCAGCGCGGTACTGCTCAGCCGCGGCGCCGAGAGTGCGCAGAGCGAAATGGTCGACATTTCCGCAACGGGTCTGTGCGTGCAGCGCCCGCAGCAGTGGCAAGGTGGCCGTGGACAGTTGTGGACGCTGGATCTGCTGCTGGAAGGCGATGCGCACATCAATCTGGAGGCTACTTGCGTGCGCGAGACCGAGCACAAGCTGTGCTTCGAGTTCACGCGCATACCCGAGGATCGGCAGATCCCGCTGTGGGACCTGCTCGGCGGCTATGCGGATCGCGTGGAGGCTTTCAATACCTGA
- a CDS encoding acyl-CoA-binding protein, with translation MADLEQQFLAASEAIKKLGERPDNDTLLKLYALYKQGSVGDVDGPKPGFFDFVGTAKYEAWAKLKGTARDAAQSKYIELVHSLGA, from the coding sequence ATGGCTGATCTCGAACAACAATTTCTCGCCGCCAGCGAGGCCATCAAAAAGCTGGGTGAGCGTCCCGACAACGACACGCTGCTGAAGCTCTATGCGCTGTACAAGCAGGGCTCCGTGGGCGATGTCGATGGCCCCAAGCCGGGCTTTTTTGATTTCGTCGGCACCGCCAAGTACGAAGCCTGGGCCAAGCTCAAGGGCACCGCGCGCGATGCGGCACAGAGCAAGTACATCGAACTGGTGCACAGCCTGGGCGCCTGA
- the zipA gene encoding cell division protein ZipA has translation MHWDPAIGLPLLILSFVALLAIYIIGRKRPPAATRNETERAESVRIEPRFGDAALDADPAAARVKVPAETGKSGVRPMTPQAPLAHAAAAAPITPASATPAKSAGKRQEANIERIISLFVTAREGRVFRGVDLVVAAEKVGLEFGDMNIFHRLDERSAALGPVFSVANMVKPGSFDLAHIDALATPGLGFFMTLPGPLNALDAWDAMLPAAQRMAELLDGVLLDSERNGLGRQGIQHIRDDLRNWDRRHEGEEIGLRGR, from the coding sequence ATGCATTGGGACCCCGCGATCGGACTGCCGTTGCTGATTTTGAGCTTCGTTGCGCTGCTGGCGATCTATATCATCGGCCGCAAGCGCCCACCGGCCGCCACGCGCAACGAGACCGAACGCGCCGAGAGCGTGCGCATCGAACCGCGCTTCGGCGACGCGGCGCTGGATGCGGACCCTGCCGCGGCGCGCGTGAAGGTCCCCGCCGAGACAGGCAAGTCTGGCGTCAGGCCCATGACCCCGCAGGCACCGCTGGCGCATGCGGCCGCGGCGGCACCGATCACGCCTGCGTCCGCTACGCCCGCCAAGAGCGCCGGGAAACGCCAGGAGGCGAACATCGAGCGCATCATCAGTTTGTTCGTCACCGCGCGCGAAGGGCGGGTATTTCGCGGTGTCGATCTGGTGGTGGCCGCCGAAAAAGTAGGTCTTGAATTCGGCGACATGAACATCTTTCACCGTCTCGATGAGCGCAGCGCGGCGCTGGGTCCGGTGTTCAGCGTGGCCAACATGGTCAAGCCCGGCAGTTTCGATCTGGCGCACATCGATGCGTTGGCGACGCCCGGCCTCGGTTTTTTCATGACGCTGCCCGGTCCGCTCAACGCGCTGGATGCTTGGGATGCCATGTTGCCCGCCGCGCAGCGCATGGCCGAATTGCTCGATGGCGTGCTGCTCGATTCCGAGCGCAATGGCCTGGGTCGTCAAGGCATCCAGCATATCCGCGATGATCTGCGCAATTGGGATCGCCGCCACGAGGGCGAGGAAATCGGCTTGCGCGGGCGCTGA
- the smc gene encoding chromosome segregation protein SMC, with product MRLTSIKLAGFKSFVDPTTLSLPTNITCVVGPNGSGKSNIIDAVRWVLGESAASRLRSENITDVIFAGSSARKPAGQASVELVFDNSEGTLGGEWANFAEISVRRLVSHDGQSNYYINGTRCRRRDITDLFLGTGLGARSYAIIEQGVISDIVESEPEHLRVHLEEAAGISKYKERRKETESRIKATRENLDRIRDVRDEVDKQLDHLNRQARAAERWQALKTEQTRREAELRALEYRALSAELAQQQQALRDRELAIEREQAALAAIENRLEHARTAHAEAGTRFNAAQAETYKIGAEVARVEQQLRHNRELGERLQREQAEVLVQMQQIERQLEDDQARQHEQRRAQNEALPQMDDLRAEEQRHEQALQQAEAQLAIWQQDWDAHSGESADVARAAEVERTHLSHLDRESMELARRRETLERERGGTDLAALAAEIGVLNQQHDAQQQQVERLNAALEQHKAELARAQTHEREQQAAQDHARQNVQTLRGRLASLEALQHAALGEDDARLRGWLQRLGLQQATRLGAQLKVDAGWERAVETVLAGWLDAVLTVQPLEAAGALSADDDFDLTLLGLDQASAPRVAGTLAMHAQGPAAALALLARVHTAADLASARALAVNLAPGQSVITAGGEWLGRDFLRVLRGGDKQVGVLARAREIASVQTMLATAEAAVQAASVAVEAATTARAEHERLREDTQRELYQAHRHLSELAGQRQSQAGKLELARNRLTRLDEELGGVAQRLTALEFETRSARARLEAALTRMGADETRRHGLDAARRNLLEAREEARLNLREASERQRQLALGLEARRSALIALEQAIARTQAQHAQVRARSEALAELLATGAAPLVELDAERAVYLEQRLLADRALVEARGALEAAETGQRTLEGERQHAEQRLLRQREQGTEQRLAEQAQRLRAAQIAEAIGASGLALDEVLASLAEDIEIDSFRTALLDLEQKIRRLEPVNLAAIQEHAEQAERKTYLDAQLADLTEALETLETAIRKIDRETRQMFRDTFDKVNTGLQELFPRLFGGGTAYLELTGDDLLDAGVAIMARPPGKRISNISQLSGGEKALIAVALVFAIFRLNPAPFCILDEVDAPLDEANVGRFTELVKEMSERVQFMYVTHNKTSMESAQHLCGVAMREPGVSRLVQVDLEEAAKLAGVA from the coding sequence ATGCGCCTGACCTCGATCAAGCTGGCCGGCTTCAAGTCCTTTGTCGACCCGACCACGTTGTCACTGCCGACCAATATCACCTGCGTGGTCGGTCCCAACGGCAGCGGCAAATCCAACATCATCGACGCGGTGCGCTGGGTGCTGGGCGAGAGCGCGGCCAGCCGTCTGCGCAGCGAGAACATCACCGATGTGATCTTCGCCGGATCCAGCGCGCGCAAACCGGCCGGGCAGGCCAGTGTCGAGCTGGTGTTCGACAACTCCGAAGGCACGCTCGGTGGCGAGTGGGCCAACTTCGCCGAGATCTCGGTGCGGCGTCTGGTCAGCCACGACGGCCAGTCGAACTACTACATCAATGGCACGCGCTGCCGACGTCGCGATATCACCGACCTGTTCCTCGGCACCGGCCTCGGCGCGCGCAGCTACGCGATCATCGAGCAGGGCGTGATCTCCGACATCGTCGAGTCCGAGCCCGAGCACCTGCGCGTGCATCTGGAGGAAGCCGCTGGCATCTCCAAGTACAAGGAGCGGCGCAAGGAGACCGAGAGTCGCATCAAGGCCACGCGTGAAAATCTGGATCGCATCCGCGATGTGCGCGATGAGGTCGACAAGCAACTGGATCACCTCAACCGCCAGGCCCGCGCGGCCGAGCGCTGGCAAGCACTGAAAACCGAACAGACACGGCGCGAGGCCGAATTGCGCGCACTCGAATACCGCGCACTGAGCGCCGAACTGGCACAACAACAGCAGGCGCTGCGTGACCGCGAGCTGGCGATCGAGCGCGAACAGGCGGCGCTGGCCGCGATCGAAAACCGCCTCGAGCACGCGCGTACTGCACATGCCGAAGCCGGCACGCGATTCAATGCGGCACAAGCCGAAACCTACAAGATCGGCGCGGAAGTCGCGCGCGTCGAGCAACAATTGCGGCACAACCGCGAGTTGGGCGAGCGCCTGCAGCGCGAGCAGGCCGAGGTGCTCGTGCAAATGCAGCAGATCGAACGCCAGCTCGAAGACGACCAGGCCCGCCAGCACGAGCAGCGCCGCGCGCAGAATGAGGCGCTACCGCAGATGGATGACCTGCGCGCTGAAGAACAGCGTCATGAGCAGGCGCTGCAGCAGGCCGAGGCGCAACTGGCCATATGGCAGCAGGATTGGGATGCGCACAGCGGTGAATCCGCCGATGTGGCGCGCGCGGCCGAGGTCGAGCGCACGCACCTGAGTCACCTCGATCGCGAGAGCATGGAACTGGCGCGCCGCCGAGAAACCCTGGAACGCGAACGCGGTGGTACCGACCTCGCCGCGCTGGCCGCCGAGATTGGCGTGCTGAATCAACAGCACGATGCGCAACAGCAACAGGTCGAACGCCTCAACGCCGCACTGGAACAGCACAAGGCGGAATTGGCTCGGGCGCAGACGCACGAACGCGAGCAGCAGGCGGCACAGGACCACGCGCGGCAGAACGTGCAGACGCTGCGCGGGCGGCTGGCATCGCTTGAAGCCCTGCAGCACGCCGCGCTGGGTGAGGACGATGCGCGACTGCGCGGCTGGCTGCAGCGTCTCGGCTTGCAGCAGGCCACGCGTCTGGGCGCGCAGCTCAAGGTGGATGCGGGCTGGGAGCGTGCGGTGGAAACCGTGCTCGCCGGTTGGCTCGACGCCGTGCTCACCGTGCAGCCGCTGGAAGCTGCTGGCGCCCTGAGCGCAGATGACGATTTTGATCTGACCCTGCTCGGGCTCGATCAGGCGAGCGCACCCAGGGTTGCAGGCACATTGGCCATGCATGCCCAGGGACCAGCGGCGGCACTGGCCCTGCTGGCACGCGTGCATACCGCCGCGGATCTGGCCAGCGCGCGCGCGCTGGCGGTGAATCTTGCGCCAGGGCAAAGCGTCATCACCGCCGGCGGCGAATGGCTGGGTCGCGATTTCCTGCGCGTGCTGCGCGGTGGTGACAAGCAGGTCGGCGTACTGGCGCGTGCGCGCGAAATTGCGTCCGTGCAGACCATGCTGGCCACGGCCGAGGCCGCCGTACAGGCAGCCAGCGTTGCCGTGGAGGCAGCCACCACCGCGCGCGCCGAGCACGAACGCCTGCGCGAGGACACACAGCGCGAGCTGTACCAGGCGCACCGGCACCTGTCGGAATTGGCCGGTCAACGTCAAAGCCAGGCAGGCAAGCTGGAACTGGCGCGCAATCGCCTGACCCGGCTGGATGAGGAGCTTGGCGGCGTTGCGCAACGCCTGACTGCGCTGGAATTCGAAACACGCAGCGCACGCGCCAGGCTGGAGGCTGCGCTGACGCGCATGGGCGCTGATGAAACCCGGCGCCATGGGCTGGATGCCGCGCGGCGCAACCTGCTGGAAGCGCGCGAAGAGGCGCGCCTGAATCTGCGCGAGGCCAGCGAGCGGCAGCGGCAGCTGGCGCTGGGCCTGGAGGCGCGGCGCAGCGCGCTGATCGCGCTGGAACAGGCGATCGCGCGCACGCAGGCGCAGCATGCGCAAGTGCGTGCACGCAGCGAGGCACTGGCCGAACTACTCGCCACTGGCGCCGCGCCGCTGGTCGAACTCGATGCCGAACGCGCGGTGTATCTCGAGCAACGCCTGCTGGCCGATCGCGCACTGGTCGAAGCGCGCGGCGCACTGGAAGCAGCCGAGACCGGCCAGCGCACGCTGGAAGGCGAGCGCCAGCACGCCGAACAACGTCTGCTGCGGCAGCGCGAGCAGGGCACCGAGCAGCGCCTCGCGGAACAGGCGCAGCGCCTGCGCGCCGCGCAGATCGCCGAGGCCATCGGCGCCAGCGGCCTCGCGCTGGATGAAGTGCTGGCCAGCCTTGCCGAGGACATCGAGATCGACAGTTTCCGCACCGCGCTGCTGGACCTGGAGCAGAAAATACGCCGCCTCGAACCGGTCAACCTTGCCGCGATCCAGGAACACGCCGAACAGGCCGAGCGCAAGACTTATCTGGATGCGCAGCTGGCTGATCTGACCGAGGCGCTGGAGACGCTGGAAACCGCGATCCGCAAGATCGACCGCGAGACCAGGCAGATGTTTCGCGACACCTTCGACAAGGTCAACACCGGTTTGCAGGAGCTTTTCCCGCGCTTGTTCGGTGGTGGCACGGCCTATCTCGAGCTCACCGGCGATGATTTGCTCGATGCCGGCGTGGCGATCATGGCGCGGCCACCTGGCAAGCGCATCAGCAATATCTCGCAGCTCTCCGGTGGCGAAAAGGCGCTGATTGCAGTGGCGCTCGTGTTCGCGATTTTTCGCCTCAATCCGGCGCCGTTCTGCATCCTCGACGAGGTCGATGCGCCACTGGACGAGGCCAACGTCGGCCGCTTCACCGAACTGGTCAAGGAGATGAGCGAGCGCGTGCAATTCATGTACGTGACGCACAACAAGACCAGCATGGAATCCGCGCAACATCTGTGCGGCGTGGCCATGCGCGAACCTGGCGTATCGCGGCTGGTGCAAGTGGATCTCGAAGAAGCCGCTAAACTCGCCGGCGTTGCCTGA